One Tolypothrix bouteillei VB521301 DNA window includes the following coding sequences:
- a CDS encoding Uma2 family endonuclease, with amino-acid sequence MSQAVTKPVTYEEFIEWFPNDGKRYELHKAVIVEMAPPTGDHEKVIVFLSRKLTLEIDRLNLPYGIPKTTFVKTPGAESTYSPDIVLLNLDNLPNEPLFQKESTVTQAASVPLVVEVVSTNWRDDYYDKFGDYEEMGIPEYWIADYKGLGGKKFIGDPKQPTFLVCQLVGDEYQITKFTGNDLIVSPTFPQLNFTAQQVFDSALPKRVN; translated from the coding sequence ATGAGCCAAGCGGTAACTAAACCTGTAACCTACGAAGAATTTATCGAGTGGTTCCCCAACGACGGGAAGCGCTACGAGCTACATAAAGCAGTAATTGTTGAAATGGCACCACCAACTGGGGACCATGAAAAAGTCATCGTATTTTTATCACGCAAGCTAACATTAGAGATTGATCGGCTCAACTTACCTTATGGGATACCTAAAACTACATTTGTTAAAACTCCTGGTGCCGAGTCTACTTACTCTCCAGATATAGTGTTGCTAAATTTAGATAATCTCCCTAACGAACCTCTTTTCCAAAAAGAGTCAACAGTTACTCAAGCAGCATCCGTACCTTTAGTAGTGGAAGTTGTCAGTACCAATTGGCGGGATGATTACTACGATAAGTTTGGGGACTATGAGGAAATGGGCATTCCTGAATACTGGATTGCTGATTATAAAGGGCTAGGGGGTAAAAAATTCATTGGGGACCCTAAACAACCTACTTTCTTAGTATGCCAGCTTGTTGGAGATGAGTACCAAATTACTAAATTTACAGGTAATGACTTGATTGTTTCCCCTACCTTCCCCCAGCTTAACTTTACCGCACAGCAGGTTTTTGATTCGGCTCTACCTAAAAGAGTTAATTAA
- a CDS encoding Uma2 family endonuclease: protein MVHATSNTLTLEEFLHLPATKPASEYIDGQIIQKPMPQGKHSLIQGELVPTINIAVKPKRLARAFPELRCTFGDRSIVPDIAVFVWDRIPRDKKGEVANAFSIPPDWTIEILSPDRRQTKVTKNILYCLKYGTQMGWSIDPEEQTVFVYRPKQETEVFDEPDALLPVPSFASELKLTVKELFAWLLE, encoded by the coding sequence ATGGTACACGCAACATCCAATACACTGACATTGGAGGAGTTTCTACATTTACCAGCAACGAAACCAGCCAGTGAGTACATTGATGGTCAAATTATTCAAAAACCCATGCCACAAGGGAAACATAGTTTAATTCAAGGAGAGCTTGTCCCTACCATCAATATTGCAGTCAAGCCTAAGCGTTTGGCTCGTGCATTTCCCGAGTTACGTTGCACTTTTGGCGATCGCTCAATTGTACCGGATATTGCAGTTTTTGTATGGGATAGGATTCCGCGTGATAAGAAAGGGGAAGTTGCCAACGCATTTTCCATCCCGCCAGATTGGACAATTGAAATTTTGTCTCCCGATCGACGCCAGACAAAAGTCACGAAAAATATTCTTTATTGTTTGAAGTATGGGACTCAAATGGGTTGGTCGATCGATCCGGAAGAGCAAACGGTGTTTGTTTATCGTCCCAAGCAAGAAACTGAGGTTTTTGATGAACCAGATGCGCTGTTGCCCGTACCATCTTTTGCAAGTGAGCTAAAACTGACAGTTAAAGAATTGTTTGCTTGGTTGTTAGAATAA
- a CDS encoding alkaline phosphatase family protein: MSLRFHTKGGKKQFCHNSHQKDYANHTIASKSLIDQLEQKGLTWKGYFEDIPSPGSVAVVAPSLNRVLYASKHNGFMNFKKVQDDPNLSSKIVGLDQLTTDLKSGKVPNYSHIIFNQCHEMHGLQECSNLKQLIQTGDATIGQFVNKITSSKLWAASGNNAIIITWDEDSNPRDKAEIQGCCGFDPRSKANFGGGHIATIVITNHGSRGVADNTPYNHYSLLRTTEDAFGIYEYLNFAGDTAKGVKPMTPLFANKKVAKS; encoded by the coding sequence TTGTCTTTGCGGTTCCATACAAAAGGGGGTAAAAAGCAGTTTTGTCACAATTCCCATCAAAAAGACTATGCTAACCATACGATCGCTTCTAAAAGCTTAATTGACCAACTAGAACAAAAGGGTCTAACTTGGAAAGGATACTTTGAAGATATTCCATCGCCTGGTTCTGTTGCTGTTGTTGCCCCCAGTTTAAACCGCGTGCTGTATGCATCCAAGCATAATGGTTTTATGAACTTCAAGAAAGTCCAAGACGACCCGAATTTGTCGAGTAAAATAGTAGGGCTTGACCAGTTAACCACTGACCTAAAAAGCGGAAAAGTTCCCAACTACAGCCACATCATCTTTAACCAGTGTCATGAAATGCATGGTTTGCAGGAATGTTCTAACCTGAAACAACTGATTCAAACTGGCGATGCAACGATCGGTCAATTTGTCAACAAAATTACTAGTTCCAAGCTCTGGGCTGCTTCTGGTAACAATGCAATTATTATTACTTGGGATGAAGATAGCAATCCGCGTGATAAAGCTGAAATTCAAGGTTGCTGTGGTTTTGACCCTAGGAGTAAAGCTAACTTTGGCGGTGGTCACATTGCCACAATTGTAATTACCAATCACGGTTCACGCGGTGTTGCAGACAACACACCTTACAATCACTACTCACTGTTACGAACTACAGAGGACGCTTTTGGCATCTACGAATACTTAAACTTTGCAGGCGATACAGCTAAAGGAGTTAAGCCGATGACGCCCCTGTTTGCAAACAAAAAAGTTGCTAAAAGCTAG
- a CDS encoding GNAT family N-acetyltransferase encodes MIRPTKPEDAEALIAVAKTIGFEPNEIEVLRKMLADYLDGNSDSDAFWVTDDDDEDGPVGVAYCEPERMTEQTWNLQLIAIRSDHQGKGRGGKLMRYVEETLKARGGRMLLVETLASFDRTRAFYIKCGYEEEARIRDFYTAGADKIVFRKILNKNTF; translated from the coding sequence ATGATCCGACCTACAAAACCCGAAGATGCAGAGGCGCTGATTGCTGTAGCCAAGACAATCGGTTTCGAGCCGAACGAGATCGAGGTGCTTCGCAAAATGCTGGCTGACTACCTCGACGGTAACAGCGACAGCGATGCTTTTTGGGTCACCGACGACGATGACGAAGATGGACCAGTGGGAGTCGCTTACTGTGAGCCCGAACGGATGACCGAGCAAACTTGGAACCTACAATTGATAGCCATTCGCTCCGACCACCAGGGAAAAGGAAGAGGTGGGAAACTGATGCGCTACGTTGAAGAAACTTTGAAAGCACGCGGTGGGAGAATGCTACTGGTGGAAACTTTAGCAAGCTTCGATCGCACGCGGGCATTCTACATAAAATGCGGCTACGAGGAAGAGGCTCGCATCCGAGACTTCTACACCGCAGGTGCTGACAAGATTGTGTTTCGTAAAATTTTGAATAAAAACACATTCTAG
- a CDS encoding FHA domain-containing protein, translating into MFAGLGCDPIPGLSQLTPDTAYLVVRNGPKAQSSFPLNRLRSLIGRNHPPHIVVDIDLSGYEPDQIMTISRHHAIVQWVNQKLQIVDLASRNGTFVNGLQLLSQEANQPSAPALLTVGSKIRLGDLEFEVTMF; encoded by the coding sequence ATGTTTGCTGGTCTGGGTTGCGATCCTATTCCTGGACTGAGCCAACTGACTCCCGATACGGCTTACCTAGTGGTACGTAATGGTCCAAAAGCTCAGAGTAGTTTTCCACTGAATCGATTGCGATCGCTCATTGGGCGCAATCATCCGCCTCATATCGTTGTTGACATCGATTTGAGCGGCTACGAACCTGACCAGATAATGACTATATCGCGGCATCATGCGATCGTGCAGTGGGTCAATCAAAAACTTCAGATTGTGGATCTTGCCAGTCGTAACGGTACATTTGTTAACGGGCTGCAACTCTTATCCCAAGAAGCGAACCAACCCTCAGCACCCGCCTTACTTACAGTTGGCAGTAAAATTAGGCTTGGTGATTTAGAGTTTGAAGTCACAATGTTTTAA
- a CDS encoding vWA domain-containing protein, with the protein MFNLQLDWDRPAKVSSQLSEHILRVRILPSSGDTPRQAANLPLQLAIALDTSASMQGEKWEGAKAATQALAAQLRASDRLSIASFADWVTPLVQNLQNSQLDQLQSVLKKLVAEGVTRTDLALSWIQSELSSDTGRARVGILITDGHPTTGQGAVLEDAAILIEQAKKMAEDGISLCTVGLGNAADFNSALLVSLSDRGQGTFMYADNPTLLTPQLQERLQAVQAIAVTDATLNLNLATGVKLKRCCRLRPDYLPLTETTSQEIHLRNLRVDTATDVLLALEVPALSANQLPGNYAIAQVQLSSSPSPSPALSLQVTPSYREAQQVNQEVDRDRLCWDINRYSTELTLTHDPLLTGELLSQIQVAALKSGQTTIANEASQQLDNLHKTGKLTAHQTTGLLRSTRQLNYEL; encoded by the coding sequence ATGTTCAACTTGCAACTTGACTGGGACCGCCCTGCTAAAGTGAGTTCGCAACTCTCAGAACATATTCTGCGAGTTCGGATTTTACCGTCGTCAGGCGATACCCCAAGACAAGCGGCAAACTTACCATTGCAATTGGCAATTGCTCTAGACACTAGTGCATCAATGCAAGGTGAAAAGTGGGAAGGGGCAAAAGCAGCAACTCAGGCGTTAGCGGCTCAGTTACGAGCAAGCGATCGCCTTTCTATTGCTAGCTTTGCAGATTGGGTAACTCCTCTGGTACAAAATCTGCAAAACAGTCAACTTGACCAGCTACAGTCTGTTCTCAAGAAGTTAGTTGCTGAAGGAGTCACCAGGACAGATCTAGCTTTGAGTTGGATTCAGTCTGAATTATCTTCAGATACTGGCAGAGCAAGGGTAGGAATTTTAATTACAGATGGACATCCAACGACCGGACAAGGAGCGGTTTTGGAGGATGCAGCCATTTTGATCGAGCAAGCCAAGAAAATGGCAGAAGATGGCATCAGCTTATGTACGGTAGGATTGGGAAATGCTGCCGATTTTAATTCAGCCTTACTCGTCAGCTTGAGCGATCGCGGACAAGGAACATTCATGTATGCAGATAATCCAACGTTGCTGACGCCCCAACTTCAAGAGCGGTTGCAGGCTGTACAAGCAATTGCAGTGACAGACGCGACTTTGAATTTGAATTTGGCAACCGGAGTTAAGCTGAAAAGATGCTGTCGGTTACGTCCTGATTACCTTCCTTTGACAGAAACCACCTCCCAAGAGATTCACCTACGAAACTTACGAGTAGATACTGCCACAGATGTACTGTTGGCTTTAGAAGTACCTGCATTGAGTGCAAATCAACTACCAGGGAATTACGCGATCGCCCAAGTTCAGTTATCATCTTCCCCCTCTCCTTCTCCTGCTCTTTCACTGCAAGTGACTCCCTCCTATCGAGAAGCACAGCAAGTTAATCAAGAGGTGGATCGCGATCGCCTTTGCTGGGATATCAATCGCTACAGTACCGAACTCACCTTGACACACGATCCTCTGCTTACAGGGGAACTCCTGAGTCAGATTCAGGTAGCGGCTTTAAAATCGGGTCAGACAACAATTGCCAATGAAGCCTCTCAGCAATTGGATAATCTTCACAAAACAGGTAAACTTACCGCACACCAAACCACTGGTTTACTGAGATCGACGCGTCAACTGAATTATGAATTATGA
- the gvpN gene encoding gas vesicle protein GvpN, which translates to MATVLQIKSQNFIETPKVSHLTKRALRYLQTGFSVHLRGPAGTGKTTLAVHLANMLERPILLVFGDDEYKSSDLIGNQRGYSRKKVVDNYIHNVVKMEDEFRESWVDSRLTTACREGFTLVYDEFNRSRPEVNNVLLSALEEKLLVLPAAANNRQEYIRVHPEFRAIFTSNPEEYCGVHATQDALMDRLVTIDIPEPDETTQQEILIQKAGLARKDALLIVHLVKCFQQRTKNERASGLRACLIVAKVCKNQNIPVHIKSSDFRDICMDVLLSRSKLPVNESKLILQDLFQELPTASTASTKRSEVKR; encoded by the coding sequence GTGGCTACAGTTCTCCAAATCAAATCACAAAATTTCATCGAAACGCCAAAAGTCAGCCATCTGACCAAGCGTGCTTTGCGCTACCTGCAAACAGGGTTTTCCGTACATCTACGCGGTCCTGCAGGTACGGGCAAAACCACACTGGCAGTACATCTAGCGAATATGCTAGAACGTCCTATTTTACTAGTGTTTGGGGACGATGAATACAAATCTTCCGATTTAATCGGCAATCAACGAGGCTATAGCCGCAAGAAGGTTGTAGACAACTACATCCATAACGTTGTCAAGATGGAGGATGAATTCCGTGAATCCTGGGTAGATTCCCGCTTAACGACAGCTTGCCGTGAGGGTTTTACCTTAGTCTACGATGAATTCAATCGTTCTCGTCCTGAAGTCAATAACGTCTTGCTTTCGGCATTGGAAGAAAAGCTCCTAGTGTTACCTGCGGCGGCTAACAATCGCCAGGAATATATTCGCGTCCATCCTGAGTTCCGCGCCATATTTACCTCCAATCCAGAGGAGTATTGCGGGGTACACGCTACTCAAGACGCTCTCATGGATCGCTTAGTCACAATAGATATTCCCGAACCAGACGAGACAACCCAACAGGAAATTCTCATCCAAAAAGCAGGGTTGGCTCGTAAGGATGCCCTACTCATCGTCCATTTGGTCAAGTGTTTTCAGCAGCGCACAAAAAATGAAAGGGCTTCAGGTTTGCGGGCTTGTTTAATTGTTGCTAAAGTCTGCAAAAACCAAAATATTCCCGTGCATATCAAGAGTAGTGACTTTCGAGATATCTGTATGGATGTCTTACTTTCTCGTTCTAAACTGCCTGTAAACGAATCAAAGCTAATTCTACAGGATTTGTTTCAAGAACTGCCAACAGCAAGCACAGCCAGTACTAAACGTTCGGAGGTGAAACGGTGA
- the gvpC gene encoding gas vesicle protein GvpC: MSLREQWYAARQQREQEVRQRQQNVLETRQQIQAEMAALHQYQRAWLEEFCQNLAAETAEFLHNATAERTAMAAVMRESLNNFHTTLQAEVAAFLEATRMQQQETWTEQAQERAAFVAALQDYVWGTAPSFGSIQSDISPVRANPLTQGVNSNDRNWS; encoded by the coding sequence GTGTCTCTTAGAGAACAATGGTATGCTGCACGGCAGCAACGCGAACAAGAAGTTCGCCAACGTCAACAAAACGTGCTAGAAACTCGACAGCAAATTCAGGCAGAAATGGCAGCGTTGCATCAGTACCAACGAGCTTGGCTCGAAGAGTTTTGTCAAAACTTAGCAGCAGAAACAGCAGAATTTCTGCACAACGCAACCGCCGAACGCACTGCTATGGCTGCTGTCATGCGCGAGTCGTTAAACAATTTCCATACAACCTTGCAAGCCGAAGTCGCTGCTTTCTTAGAAGCAACGCGAATGCAGCAACAAGAAACTTGGACAGAACAAGCTCAAGAACGAGCCGCTTTTGTCGCTGCTTTGCAAGATTACGTTTGGGGAACAGCACCCTCATTTGGAAGTATCCAATCTGATATTTCACCAGTAAGAGCGAACCCCCTAACTCAAGGGGTCAACTCTAACGATCGCAATTGGAGTTAG
- the gvpA gene encoding gas vesicle structural protein GvpA, whose translation MAVEKVNSSSSLAEVIDRILDKGVVIDLWARVSLVGIELLAVEARVVIASVETYLKYAEAVGLTAQAAVPAA comes from the coding sequence ATGGCCGTTGAAAAAGTAAACTCATCCTCCAGCCTCGCAGAAGTTATCGATCGCATCCTTGATAAAGGTGTCGTCATCGATTTATGGGCAAGGGTGTCTTTAGTTGGTATTGAACTGCTAGCAGTAGAAGCACGGGTGGTCATTGCATCCGTAGAAACTTATTTGAAGTACGCTGAAGCGGTTGGCTTGACTGCTCAAGCTGCTGTACCAGCTGCCTAA
- a CDS encoding pentapeptide repeat-containing protein yields MEDEEFLPRLEVEELLARYALGERDFEASDLSGVDLSGIDLAAKAKRGIIYNKRINLSSCNLSHANLSGANLYRAFMIFANLESVNLEGANLWEAQLEGAQLKGANLRGTNLGATNFAGADFTNADLSGASWGFNAKDAFFKNTIMPDGTVMTGRG; encoded by the coding sequence GTGGAAGACGAAGAATTTTTGCCAAGGTTAGAAGTTGAAGAATTGTTGGCAAGATATGCTTTAGGGGAGAGAGACTTTGAAGCGAGTGATTTGAGTGGAGTTGATTTGAGTGGGATTGATTTGGCAGCTAAAGCGAAGAGAGGTATTATCTATAACAAACGAATCAACCTTAGTTCTTGCAATCTCAGTCATGCAAACCTAAGTGGTGCCAATCTCTATCGTGCCTTTATGATATTTGCCAATTTAGAGAGTGTCAACTTGGAGGGAGCGAACTTGTGGGAAGCTCAGTTGGAGGGGGCTCAATTAAAGGGTGCCAATCTTAGGGGAACCAATCTCGGTGCTACCAATTTCGCTGGTGCTGACTTCACTAATGCTGATTTGAGCGGCGCTTCATGGGGATTTAATGCCAAAGATGCTTTTTTTAAGAATACCATCATGCCTGATGGTACTGTTATGACTGGAAGAGGATGA
- a CDS encoding pentapeptide repeat-containing protein → MNAVLVSSRWNSCEVTDSNFCGVNLHKAEVANTQINNVNLSYANLSHALFYRTYIEATDFSNSNLSNTKLYISINNSNFTNANLTNVAIVGFQNSNLQYAQLRHARIESFTGTNLTGADLSHADLTLTDFKDTILTHVNLQGANCDRTNFRGLDLSTVNLTNTSLKGLLYDLKTKFPPNTSLEDAYLICAGTILNEQNLVRTNLQDAVLCYSELINIKLAYANLIKANLKGAILNGANLKYANLKNANLNYVNLKNANLERTNLVNANLQGAILENTNLRFCDLRGANLKDTNLTGTSLKEIIYNNQSVFPNGINLNEAYFSRKNTNYLAQLNSPVIKDKSPLIEALKRIQFEGEFYPGLTREEIDEITKDLPFTFPEELYELYEWHNGMKEPRGWDQCFVSSKEFIRLQEAIQYTEALATSEYRSEYIKPNWFYAFAEGTDNSYAYVLVLGEEVATVLDFCPDSYSVSVAYSSITQMMLAKAFGQQVDFSGANLAGVDLSGFNLRCSKLSLTNLSGANLSHTNLEEADLRGACLHNANFKGSIIKNADFTDVFFCQTIMPDGSIRNSEFA, encoded by the coding sequence ATGAATGCTGTACTAGTAAGTTCTCGTTGGAATAGCTGTGAAGTAACAGATTCTAATTTTTGTGGAGTTAATCTTCATAAGGCTGAAGTTGCTAATACTCAAATCAATAATGTGAATCTAAGCTATGCAAATTTAAGCCATGCTCTGTTCTACAGAACATATATTGAAGCTACTGATTTTAGCAATAGTAATCTGAGTAATACCAAACTATATATTAGTATTAATAACAGCAATTTTACTAACGCTAATCTTACTAATGTCGCTATCGTTGGATTTCAAAATTCAAATCTTCAATATGCTCAACTGAGGCATGCTCGCATTGAATCTTTTACAGGTACAAACTTAACGGGTGCCGATCTAAGCCATGCAGATTTAACACTCACAGATTTCAAAGATACTATTTTAACCCACGTTAACCTTCAAGGAGCAAATTGCGATCGCACTAACTTTAGAGGATTAGATTTAAGTACTGTTAATTTAACCAATACAAGTCTTAAGGGATTACTGTATGACTTGAAAACCAAGTTTCCTCCCAATACAAGTTTGGAAGACGCCTACTTAATTTGTGCTGGTACTATTCTCAATGAACAAAATTTAGTTCGTACTAATTTACAGGATGCTGTTTTGTGTTACTCTGAGTTGATAAATATCAAATTAGCATATGCTAATTTAATAAAGGCTAATTTGAAAGGCGCTATCTTAAATGGTGCAAATTTAAAATATGCTAATCTTAAAAATGCAAACCTTAATTACGTAAATCTAAAAAATGCTAATTTAGAACGCACCAATTTAGTTAATGCCAATTTACAAGGAGCAATTTTAGAAAATACAAATCTGCGTTTTTGTGACTTACGAGGTGCCAATTTAAAAGATACCAATCTAACTGGTACTTCTTTAAAGGAAATTATTTATAATAATCAAAGTGTATTTCCTAATGGAATCAATTTAAATGAAGCTTATTTTAGTAGAAAAAATACAAATTATTTAGCTCAATTAAATAGTCCTGTTATCAAAGATAAATCTCCTCTTATAGAAGCATTAAAAAGAATCCAATTTGAAGGTGAATTTTATCCGGGGTTGACAAGAGAAGAAATTGATGAAATAACCAAGGATTTACCATTCACATTTCCGGAAGAACTATATGAATTGTATGAATGGCATAATGGAATGAAAGAACCAAGAGGATGGGATCAATGTTTTGTGAGTAGTAAAGAATTTATTCGTTTGCAAGAAGCCATACAATATACAGAAGCTCTAGCAACATCAGAATACCGTAGTGAATACATAAAACCAAATTGGTTTTATGCTTTTGCAGAAGGCACAGATAACTCTTACGCCTATGTTCTAGTTTTGGGTGAAGAAGTGGCAACTGTACTGGATTTTTGTCCTGACTCTTATTCAGTTTCCGTCGCTTATTCTAGCATTACTCAAATGATGCTAGCAAAAGCTTTTGGACAACAAGTGGACTTTAGTGGGGCTAATTTAGCTGGTGTGGACTTGAGTGGATTCAATTTGCGCTGCTCAAAGCTAAGCCTTACCAATCTCTCAGGAGCGAATTTGAGTCATACAAATTTAGAAGAAGCCGATTTAAGAGGCGCTTGTCTTCACAATGCAAATTTTAAGGGCTCTATCATAAAAAATGCAGATTTCACTGATGTGTTTTTTTGTCAAACAATTATGCCTGATGGCAGTATTAGAAACTCAGAATTCGCGTAA
- a CDS encoding NAD(P)H-quinone oxidoreductase subunit J, protein MAEEESKPVPAGEQSLVKAGKVSQWLAENEFAHESLEADHNGIEVIKVEPDFLLPLCTALYAYGFNYLQCQCGIDLGPGQQLVSMYHLVKVSDNADRPEEVRLKVFLPRENPRVPSVYWIWKTADWQERESFDMYGIVYEGHPNLKRLLMPEDWVGWPLRKDYVSPDFYELQDAY, encoded by the coding sequence GTGGCTGAAGAAGAATCAAAACCAGTACCAGCTGGCGAACAGTCACTGGTAAAAGCAGGTAAAGTGTCCCAGTGGTTGGCAGAAAATGAATTCGCTCATGAGTCATTAGAAGCAGACCACAATGGTATAGAGGTCATTAAGGTAGAGCCAGATTTTTTACTGCCCCTCTGTACTGCTCTGTACGCTTACGGATTCAACTACCTTCAATGTCAGTGTGGCATTGACTTGGGACCGGGGCAACAGTTAGTCAGTATGTATCATTTGGTTAAAGTCAGTGATAATGCCGATCGCCCGGAAGAAGTCAGACTGAAGGTATTTTTGCCTAGAGAAAATCCCAGAGTCCCTTCAGTTTACTGGATTTGGAAGACAGCAGACTGGCAAGAACGCGAATCTTTTGATATGTACGGCATTGTTTATGAAGGACACCCCAACCTCAAGCGGCTTTTGATGCCAGAAGATTGGGTTGGTTGGCCTTTACGTAAGGATTACGTCTCACCCGACTTCTACGAATTACAGGACGCTTATTAA